Proteins from one Hoplias malabaricus isolate fHopMal1 chromosome 2, fHopMal1.hap1, whole genome shotgun sequence genomic window:
- the LOC136686926 gene encoding transmembrane protein 127 isoform X2: MTLSLSPAAVCQCFTLVALCTSIADPNWIRVYNATDPSDKQLIYGVAFTLHPAQNLTDTGPLGGVNGWGMWLLYTLAAVCYSAVLTSSSSFLTDFLGVRFTHSRLVASLYISTTLLCLVVLGVCGVCFNVIQQNIQKGRLGAHGLSVLFGESFYIEMLGFVFSFMASIVIIRCPPEPNASTQDLSEEPEDREREPLIRETGPDPED; this comes from the exons ATGACCCTGAGTTTATCCCCCGCTGCTGTGTGTCAGTGCTTCACTCTGGTGGCCCTCTGCACCTCCATTGCTGACCCCAACTGGATCCGCGTTTATAATGCCACTGACCCCAGCGACAAACAGCTGATTTACGGAGTGGCCTTCACTCTGCACCCGGCACAGAACCTCACAGACACTG GTCCTCTGGGTGGAGTCAACGGATGGGGCATGTGGTTGCTCTACACCCTCGCTGCTGTGTGTTATAGCGCTGTGCTCACCTCCAGCTCCTCTTTCCTCACCGACTTCCTGGGTGTTAGATTCACTCACTCCAGACTGGTGGCATCTCTTTATATCTCCACAA cactgctgtgtctggtgGTCCTTGGTGTTTGTGGCGTGTGTTTCAATGTGATCCAGCAGAACATCCAGAAAGGACGACTAGGAGCCCATGGACTCAGTGTTTTATTTGGAGAGAGCTTTTACATCGAGATGCTGGGTTTTGTCTTCTCCTTTATGGCCTCTATCGTCATCATCAGGTGTCCACCAGAGCCCAATGCTTCTACCCAGGATCTTTCTGAGGAGCCTgaggatagagagagggagcctCTAATTAGAGAAACAGGACCAGACCCAGAGGACTGA
- the LOC136686926 gene encoding transmembrane protein 127 isoform X1, translating to MTLSLSPAAVCQCFTLVALCTSIADPNWIRVYNATDPSDKQLIYGVAFTLHPAQNLTDTGPLGGVNGWGMWLLYTLAAVCYSAVLTSSSSFLTDFLGVRFTHSRLVASLYISTSEHLFSLLCLVVLGVCGVCFNVIQQNIQKGRLGAHGLSVLFGESFYIEMLGFVFSFMASIVIIRCPPEPNASTQDLSEEPEDREREPLIRETGPDPED from the exons ATGACCCTGAGTTTATCCCCCGCTGCTGTGTGTCAGTGCTTCACTCTGGTGGCCCTCTGCACCTCCATTGCTGACCCCAACTGGATCCGCGTTTATAATGCCACTGACCCCAGCGACAAACAGCTGATTTACGGAGTGGCCTTCACTCTGCACCCGGCACAGAACCTCACAGACACTG GTCCTCTGGGTGGAGTCAACGGATGGGGCATGTGGTTGCTCTACACCCTCGCTGCTGTGTGTTATAGCGCTGTGCTCACCTCCAGCTCCTCTTTCCTCACCGACTTCCTGGGTGTTAGATTCACTCACTCCAGACTGGTGGCATCTCTTTATATCTCCACAAGTGAACACCTTTTCT cactgctgtgtctggtgGTCCTTGGTGTTTGTGGCGTGTGTTTCAATGTGATCCAGCAGAACATCCAGAAAGGACGACTAGGAGCCCATGGACTCAGTGTTTTATTTGGAGAGAGCTTTTACATCGAGATGCTGGGTTTTGTCTTCTCCTTTATGGCCTCTATCGTCATCATCAGGTGTCCACCAGAGCCCAATGCTTCTACCCAGGATCTTTCTGAGGAGCCTgaggatagagagagggagcctCTAATTAGAGAAACAGGACCAGACCCAGAGGACTGA